The Hypanus sabinus isolate sHypSab1 chromosome 7, sHypSab1.hap1, whole genome shotgun sequence region TGTTGTATGTTTCACTGTCACCTCCCATTCTTAATTACTGATGTCTGTCAGAAGTTAATGTCACTTATGCTATTCTCCAATCCagaggaaccattccagaattcacAGAATTTTGCAAGATAGCCAGAACACTTAACATCGCCATAAAGTTCAATGTTAGCTTATTATCGAAGTGCATAAATGGCACCAAATATtaccagattcattttcttgtgggcatattcaataaatccaatacccatgatagaatcaatgaaagaccacacccaacaggacagacaaccagtgtgcaaaagataacaaactgggcaaatacagAAGTAAATAATAAATGTAATAAATTATCAGTAACATgagatagagtccttgaaagtgagtccataagttctgagaatagttcagtgatagggtgaatgaaattatcccctttagttcaagagtctgatggttgaagggtaatagctgttcctgaacctggtggtgagagtcctgtggcttcttcctgatggcagcagcgagaagaaagcatgacctggataGCGAggggtccatgatgatggatcctgctttccTGAGACAACAGTCCGTGTAGGTGTACTCAgtagtggagagggctttacccatgatggactgggccatacccactactttttgtaggattttccatactaagctagtcaatatactctccaccacatatcaatagaagtttttcaaagttttagatgtaatGCAAAATCCTCAGCCAAATTGTGGGATTTAAATTTTCAGGCCCACTAATCCCATAAGCAACAATTTTCTACTAATATTAAACTTTGTCACTTGCACTAGACCATTATTTCTGGAAAGTTTCAGAAGACATACACAATTTAATTTATTTCCTTTTTGTGTCTTATAAATTCATAGACTGGTCCATAAGAAACTCAGAGCTGCCACTATTAGTCTTTTACTTGGTCACACTTTGTTGAATTCTGAAGTACTCCCAGGAAGTTGAACTTCCTGCCTGACTTGACAGTTTTCTATAAATCATGTAGTCGGTATCTAGTTTCTTCCGTTTGCCATTTTCCGTCCCCTCGATTTGCCACAGCTCATTGGATGCAGAGGTGACTGTTGTTCATTAATTTATGGCAGCCGGTGAACATTCTGCAACAgtcatttttttttgcatgatcCCATATTAGGCACCTTCTTTCAGGATTAAGGTAAGGTGACAAAGGCAGAGGCATTCTACTAGTGGCATATGCCCCTTCCATTTTGTGTGGGCAAGCTTCAGAGTAATGCAGTTTCAGATACTTACTTGACTTATCTTGCGAAGATACTGTTGAGCAGCACCAAATATCAAATCCAATCAGTCTTAACAGATACTCATTTTAGTCTCTAGATACAAACTAAACTCCAATACTTGCTGCATGTCTATCAATTACTGGAGTAATAGACAAGGCCTGAAGTAACATGCAGTTACAAGTTATTGAAGTACCACCTAACAGCAACTTTATTGTATATGGAAATTAATACTCCGAAAGAACACTGCAGACAGGTTATCAGACTTTACCCCAGGATTCAAATCCACTGGACAGAGCAAGAGAAAGGAAATGTTTGGAAAGCAAAGATCATGATTAAAACAGGAGTGATTTTAAGTCTTCAAGTTTCTAACATACAGCAACTTCATCTGGTGGCATCTAATATAGCAAAAATATTCCTAACCCTTCATAGGAATATTATCAAACAAAACATGTCCAGACACACAGGATTACCAAAGGCTTAGTCAGAGGTAGATTTTAAGGTGTGTCCCAAAGCTAGGAACAAAAAGGAAGTTTACAGAAGGGATTGCAGAGTTTAAATTTCACAAGCAGTTGAGGTTGAGCTGAAATCAGAATCACCCATAGTAATTATATGAGGgataattgataagttcgtggcctaaagaagatgagttattaacttcaaactttctgcataatcactcaaagagttgacctgcatgtgcatgtaacgagagctgtataactcatctccttctaccttagtccacaaacttatcaatcacccatctgtggacacttcctggaagtccaagatccatatgcttcaCAACCGcttgactaagtgtgtaaatataggaggggactacattgaaaaataaatgtgctaggttttctaaaattgactccttctatcttaggccacaaacttatcaccccccccccccgtattccAAGATACAGAAGTAACCAGAATTATACTTGCAGATATCTCAGAACTATTAAGATGAAGCTTTTAAGAGAAGTGTGACTAGGCTGTGGAGAATTTGGAAACAAGGATGAAACATTTATATAACTGCTTCAGAAGTCCCAAGATATAGGTGAATGTGACTGGTGCAGATTAAGACATGGGTTGAGTtaagcagggaatggagagacAGGAACTAAGAGATGATATTATAGAGATTTTAAAAATCATGGGGAGTACATAAAAGATTTAGGGGACCTGAGGATCACGCTTTTCCACACCGAGAGTCATGGTTACACGGAACAAGCTACCcatggaagtggtagaggcaggtacaattagaaaaaaaaattttaaatattTGGACAGGTTCATGTATATATGAAAGCTATAGTATATGCAGGCTAAATGCAGCCAAATAAGGAAGGCACCTTAATAGGCATGGAATTTTTtgaagtaacatgcacaaaatgctgaaagaactcagcagatcaggaggGAAATTAATAATCGATCAACAGTtcagcagagacccttcatcaggactggaaaggacaggGGAAAACTCCAAAAAAGAAAGACTGGGGCGGGGTaaggaaggaaggaggaggataactagaaggtgataggtgaagccaagtgagtgGTAAAGAactgaagaaagaatctgataggagaggagagtggatcataggagaaggAGACCCAGGGGGAGACTATAGGCAGGTCAGAAGAGTTTGGTAGAAGAGGTAGGTGAGAAGAATTTGaccaaagggcccgtttctgtgctgtttaaCAGTAAAGAACACAATACATTCAGAGTAAATTCACCTTATAATCAAAGCGAAGTGAATAAATATTGGAAATGGAAAGATTTCCAAAGCAACAGTGGAGAGGTGGAAGAGTTGACATATTGGGACTGGGACGGTCCACGATTAAACATGTTATGAATTTCCCTACCTGGTCCTAAGGGCTTGCCAAGCCGCATCGACGTCTGCATAGAGGTTTTTCTCAGAAGGCTTCCCGGAGCTGGCCCCATAGCCCGAGTAGTCGTAGGAGAATACGTTACAGTTGATCCTGGAACCCAGGCCGATATAGAAGCTGCTCATCTGACCCAGATCCACGGCATTGCCATGCGAGAAAAGTAGCGTAAATTTGGCGCTGGGGGAGCAACGGATAAACATGCAAGCGATGCGGTTTCCCCGGCTGGTCCTGGTCATGAAGGCCTCGATAGAGTCCTTCTCCCGCTGGGAGTATTGCCAGTCCGCCCGCTCGGCCAGGTGCAAGCTCCAGCGGCCCCCGGACTCGTCGGGCAATAGAGCATAAGTGGGCTCCGGGGGCAGGAAAGCCAGTTTGGAAGCGATGCGACCGGGGCAGGGTGGGCAACAGAAGAGGCAACACAGCTCGCTCAGAGACAGGTTATTCATCGCAAGGCCAAACTACGAGTCACTTACAGTCAATCAAtcaaataaataatgaataaacgGGCCACTCCAGCGATCACAGGCAGGGAAACTACTGGGACGGAGATCCTAACGAGGAACTTTCTCTTTGTGAAAACGCcttaaggatttttttttctctctctcacaggtGACTGGACTCCGAGCGGAAGATGGACGATGGCATGATGAATATTCTGAGGGAGGTCGGCAGCCACACACCGGATGCTTCAATGTCAATCCACCGTATTTTTTCTCCCTTAACGTTCATCGATTGAAGTGTAAGTCTACAGCCCTTTCACAAAAGGAAGAGAAACTTGACCTGAAGCCGCAAGTCATCTGGGCCCCAAGGAAGCAGAGGTTGGCGGCGGCGGGGAAGAGAAACCCGAGCGAGATCCCCTGAAGTTCTCCgggggaaggggagaaaggaGGCAGAGGAGGCCAGGCCGCGTTGCTGCGTTCTGGGACAATGCGATGGCACTCTCGCCCCCACCTGTCGGCCGACACCAGGCCCCGGGGGACTCAACGGTCGGCGGAACCTTCCGCTGAGTTAAACCTACGATCACCACACGCCCTCCGGCCGCAACTCCTCTCACATCCGATATTTTAATTTTGCGCCTGTCAGCTGAGGCATTCCCATACTTTTCGTTTGTTTAAATACCTAGTTTTAAGATCTGACGGCGCTGACACGCCTTTGGAGGTTGTGGGAGGGGAAAAGGGGGCAGCCAGTCGCCGGGAAGGCGCGCATGCGTCAACGTCACACCAGGGAGCAGGCAAGAGGAAAGTTTGCCGGCTAGCGCGCATGTGCGTATTGGCCGGCCCTTCTGATCGATCAGCGCATGCGCAAAAAGGAGGCAAGCCATGCTGCCGCTGCGTCTCGTACACGTATGCGTGCACTGAATGGCGTAGCTGATTCGGAGGGTCATAGTTAGAGAGGACTTCGACATAAAAACAGGTCGTTCCAACATATCCAAACTTATCTCAAATGTTccgattgaacccgaattacttTCGCGGGCACTGCTTCCACACTCGCAAcacctgtgtgaagaagtttgccCTGAGATTATAAAAAGAATTGCCTCAACAGCAACACAATGGGTCACAATTTGCTGGAAAATAaactttgtactacctcaatatacTGATGAATTCTGCTCGGCAGACCTGGAAAATCTGGTGCATCTCagaggggtgtgtgcttagcccactgctctactctctatatacccatgactaaTATCTATATAcccgtgtggctaggcatagctcaaataccatctataaatttgctgaagatacaaccattgttgatagcatcgcaggtggtgacgagagggcgtaaaggagtgagatatgccaactagtggagtggtgccgcagcaacaacctggcactcaacgttagtaagacgaaagagctgattgtggacttccagaagggtaagatgaaggaacacataccaatcctcatagagggatcagaagtgaagagagtgagtagtttcaagttcctgggagtcaagatctctgatgatctaacctggtcccaacatatccatgtagttataaagaaggcaagacagcaggtatattttattaggagtttggagagttctggtatgtcaacaaatacactcaaaaaattctgtagctgcactatggagagcattttgacaggctgcatcattgtctggtatggtgggggagggggcacGGTCCACTGCTGCACAGGAcccaaagaagctgcagaaggttgtaaacttacttggctccatcttgggcaccagcctacaaagtacccaagacatcttcaaggagcagtgtctcagaaggcagtgtccattattaaggatctccagcacccagggcatgcccttttcttgctgttaccatcagttaggaggtacagaagcccaaaggcacatactcagtgattcagaaacagcttctacccctctgccatctgattcctaaatggacattgaagccttgGACACTACCTAACTTTTTTtgatatatagtatttctgttttttgtaaggtttttaatctattcaatatacacatactgtataaagtatactgaataagactTACTTATTATTCTATATTATGTGTGGCATTGAACTGCTgatactaagttaacaaatttcacgtcacatgccggtgatagcaaacctgattctgattatgacctccctcccctttctcaattcctgtctctatctctggagacagcttatcaactgatgtctattacaaacccactgactctcacagcttcctagactacacctcttcccacctgttacttgtaaaagtgCCTTCTtgtctctcaattcctccaactGCACCACATCTGCTCACGGTTGATGTtgttcattccagaacaaaggagatgtcctccttcttaaaagaaagtggcttcccttcctccacaatCTATGCTGTCATCaatcacatctcttccattttatgcatgtctgccctcaccccatcctcccaccagcccaccagggatagggttcctcctgtcctcacctatcacccgactagcctccacatccaacacatgaTTCTCGTAACTTCCATCAtctccagcaggatcccaccaccaagcacttcaTCCTGCCACCCCCACCCCTCTTTCTGTTTTCCTCAgtgatcactccctatgtgacttcCATGTCCAttagtccctccccactgatctccctcctggcatttatctttacaagcagaacaagtgctacacctgcccctgcacctccttcTTCACTACTATTCAGGTCTCCAAActtctaggtgaggcgacacttcacctgtgagtctattaGGGTCATCTGttatatccggtgctcccagtgtggcctcctgtgtattggtgagacccgacacagattgggagactgcttcacgagtacctacgctccatctgccagaaaaagagggatctcccagtggccaccaatcttaaatttcacttcccattcccactctgacatatccatccatggcctcctctactgctgcgatgaggccacactctggttctgggagcaacaccttatattctgtctgggtagcctcaatcCTAATGGCGTGAAtgtcaatttctcgaacttctgctaATACCCCTCCCTTCTCAATTCCCCGTTctcatctccctctctcaccttacctccttgcctgcccatcacctcctctggtgctccactccttttttctttcctccatggccttctgtcatctcctaatagattcccccttctccagccctgtatctcttttaccaatctacttttacttcccagctctttactccagcccaggttttacctatcacctcgtatttctccctcccctcccccacccttttactctgacccctcatcttttttctccagtcctgctgaacagtctcagcctgaaatagtggcatcatccactgcctttcctacttcactttcagttgacactATTGTCGGGGATGTGGCATACAACTGGCAGATGCATTTACAATTAAGTTCTGCTCGTCTCAACCACTTGTGTTCCCACAggaattatcttttctccagtagaaGTTCTTaccttcagtttagtatctttgaaatgtctctaaaactcattttgtggaatgactgaaacagatgAACCAATGTCCAAATCCATTTGAATTAATTTCCTGTgcatttctggtgtaagccatatcgattgtctattgttagttatCACtatataaatctcaaggctatccaGTCCAGTGCCATTCTcattattatcagatttttcataagTAGCATGCAGATTGTgcatttttgaaactgcaacttgactttatctttttctcttccctgtgtagTCCATTTGTTGTTGTCTGCCTAATACACTCCTTGAGTGTGTCCTAATTTATTGCATTTTCTGCTAGTCTcatctttaaatctgcattgatccctgccacaatggtaacataatTTGTTCAGTCAGtccagtttctgtttagatgttacaattttgttcacactcactttcattcttgacAGCAATTTAATTGCATCTCtgcattgatacagctatttcaactgctcttctaaatttaagttgtgcttcagttaggagccatttttgaatattttcttgTAAGTtttcacaaactaaacaatctctcagtgtatcattaagcccatcactgaactgacaatgacaAACTCTTCAATTCAATCATGTACACTTAAATGGATGACTCTTTCTTTTGATTCCATGTATGAAATCTAAAGAGTTCTGCAATGGTTTAAGTTCTAAATATTCcttcattactttcacaatatcagcaaagctaatttctgtc contains the following coding sequences:
- the LOC132396819 gene encoding alpha/beta hydrolase domain-containing protein 17B, with protein sequence MNNLSLSELCCLFCCPPCPGRIASKLAFLPPEPTYALLPDESGGRWSLHLAERADWQYSQREKDSIEAFMTRTSRGNRIACMFIRCSPSAKFTLLFSHGNAVDLGQMSSFYIGLGSRINCNVFSYDYSGYGASSGKPSEKNLYADVDAAWQALRTRYGIRPENVILYGQSIGTVPTVDLAAQYECAAVILHSPLMSGMRVAFPDTKKTYCFDAFPNIDKISKIASPVLIIHGTEDEVIDFSHGLALYEQCQRPVEPLWVEGAGHNDVELYGQYLERLKQFVSQELTSS